A window of Strigops habroptila isolate Jane chromosome 5, bStrHab1.2.pri, whole genome shotgun sequence contains these coding sequences:
- the ASCC1 gene encoding activating signal cointegrator 1 complex subunit 1 isoform X2: protein MDVLRPTLIRIGGRVYRKNVIQEQAYQLEEEDDFCAGPSDSADEPCDAFVVEETEKGFQCRVEVPSLLYKYIIGKKGETKKRLETETRTSISIPKLGVEGEIVITGQHRSGVISARTRIDVLLDSFRKKQPFTHFLSLALNQPTIQEKFLQFKEEVLEKCSKDHGVSSSLFQNPAKLHLTLGTLVLLNEQEIQKACDLLQQCKEDFVDQIAGGKPLTVEVVGVEYMNDDPAMTDVLYAKVRMKDGSDRLQVIADQLVEQFVASGLMLKEWDRVKLHATVMNTLFRKDPSAEERNNTMTGKSSFKERESFNGRNILKKNSR from the exons atgGACGTTCTGCGGCCCACCCTGATAAGGATTGGGGGGCGAGTATACAGGAAGAATGTCATTCAAGAGCAGGCCTACCAGCTCGAAGAGGAGGATGATTTCTGTGCAG gcCCTAGTGACTCTGCAGATGAGCCCTGTGATGCCTTTGTGGTGGAAGAGACTGAGAAAGGCTTCCAGTGCAGAGTGGAGGTTCCCAGCCTGTTATACAA GTACATCAttgggaagaaaggggaaacCAAGAAAAGACTAGAAACAGAGACTCGAACCTCCATCAGCATTCCCAAGCTTGGAGTGGAAGGAGAAATTG TGATTACTGGGCAGCATCGCAGCGGTGTCATCTCTGCCCGAACGCGGATTGATGTTCTCCTGGACAGCTTCCGTAAGAAGCAGCCCTTCACACACTTCCTTTCTTTGGCTCTCAACCAGCCCACCATCCAGGAGAAGTTCCTGCAGTTTAAGGAAGAAGTGTTGGAGAAATGCTCAAAG GATCACGGGGTCAGCAGCAGCCTGTTCCAGAACCCTGCAAAACTTCACCTGACTCTTGGGACGCTGGTACTTCTGAACGAACAAGAGATCCAGAAAGCATGTGACCTCCTACAGCAATGCAAAGAGGACTTTGTGGA CCAAATTGCTGGAGGCAAGCCCCTGACCGTGGAAGTGGTAGGAGTGGAGTACATGAACGATGACCCTGCCATGACAGACGTCCTTTATGCCAAAGTCCGCATGAAGGATGGCTCGGACAG GTTGCAGGTGATTGCTGATCAACTGGTGGAGCAGTTTGTAGCCTCCGGCTTGATGCTTAAAGAGTGGGATAGGGTGAAACTGCATGCTACAGTCATGAACACTCTCTTCAGGAAAGATCCAAGTG